A single region of the Photobacterium sanguinicancri genome encodes:
- a CDS encoding PfaB family protein, whose translation MPLRIALLAQPRAGLSANLFPSSLATETIKLSDDLTATLNTAIQVVNQGKAVTLTSQSGLSVVLMAGLTAAQNRIHPHAYLSGFAASLPLAVEQSRRQSDDVSIEQTSTASTAVEQFSALYQLIDDIAARNQQPEYTQEGGDDCQYWFTEPNKARVASLTFNTENLAFDAKSQAGSTSLVLTQATGLKEAKPLLDSSRLFFIITGNTEADLSTKLAELSKCFVNPALNSSVLIELMHQNLVRFQAGSQAQFTIVLQGASVDAMLLEINALTKVLSKVITEKIDYKTPAGSYFSPAPDNQGKVAFVYPGVGTVYPGMLRDFYQYFPDLYARLEREGNLKEMLQADKIYAASNGKTGSQPQEMTLSELAIAGVGSSYILTQLLCESFSIKPDFALGYSKGEASMWASLGVWRNPHALIEMTQTSPIFTTAISGELTAVREVWQLGESEAITWNSFLVRSEPAAIEALLPQYPRAYLAIIQGDTCILAGCEQSCRDLLKQLGKRGIASNRVTAMHTTPAWSQHAQVTDFYNQPLCDELQHHIRFISAAELLPQNANQPVNLDRQSIAISIADTFCSTLDFTALIRAAREHGARLFIELGADRQTSTLIDKINRADKVTDSLAVATNAKGGDDIQTLLKCIAQLITQQVPLSISPLVDGLARQLVSSETQSTLHTQGEPV comes from the coding sequence ATGCCATTGCGCATCGCTCTTTTAGCCCAGCCTCGCGCTGGGCTTTCTGCTAACCTTTTTCCCTCGTCACTGGCTACTGAAACCATCAAGCTTTCTGACGATCTTACTGCCACACTGAATACGGCTATTCAGGTAGTTAACCAAGGTAAAGCAGTCACATTAACGTCTCAGTCTGGCCTTTCGGTTGTATTAATGGCGGGGTTAACGGCGGCTCAAAATCGCATTCACCCACATGCGTATTTATCTGGTTTTGCGGCAAGTTTACCGCTTGCTGTTGAGCAATCACGCCGCCAATCAGATGACGTTAGTATTGAGCAAACATCGACGGCATCAACAGCCGTTGAGCAATTTTCAGCGCTATACCAACTTATTGATGATATTGCAGCACGAAATCAGCAACCAGAATACACGCAAGAAGGTGGTGATGACTGCCAGTATTGGTTTACCGAACCCAATAAAGCGCGCGTTGCCAGCCTGACTTTTAATACCGAAAACCTAGCTTTTGATGCTAAAAGCCAAGCTGGCAGCACTAGCCTTGTGTTAACCCAAGCGACGGGCTTAAAAGAAGCAAAACCACTGCTCGATTCATCGCGTTTATTTTTCATTATTACGGGAAATACAGAGGCCGATCTATCAACAAAACTTGCTGAGCTAAGCAAGTGCTTTGTTAATCCAGCGCTAAACTCTTCGGTTCTTATCGAATTAATGCACCAAAACTTAGTGCGCTTTCAAGCTGGCTCGCAAGCGCAATTCACTATTGTATTGCAAGGTGCGTCGGTCGATGCGATGTTGTTAGAAATCAATGCACTAACCAAGGTGTTATCCAAGGTTATTACAGAGAAAATCGACTATAAAACCCCTGCAGGCAGTTACTTTTCACCTGCGCCAGACAACCAAGGCAAAGTCGCCTTTGTTTACCCTGGTGTTGGCACTGTCTATCCGGGCATGTTGCGTGATTTTTACCAGTATTTCCCAGATCTTTACGCCAGATTAGAGCGTGAAGGCAATTTAAAAGAAATGCTACAAGCGGATAAAATCTACGCGGCTAGCAATGGCAAAACAGGTAGTCAGCCCCAAGAGATGACGCTTAGCGAACTTGCTATCGCAGGTGTTGGCAGCAGTTATATCCTGACTCAGCTCTTGTGTGAGTCATTTTCGATCAAGCCTGATTTTGCGCTGGGTTATTCCAAAGGTGAAGCCTCTATGTGGGCAAGCCTCGGTGTATGGCGTAATCCCCATGCTTTGATTGAAATGACCCAAACTAGCCCGATTTTCACTACCGCAATATCGGGTGAATTAACGGCAGTGCGTGAGGTATGGCAACTGGGGGAAAGTGAAGCGATCACATGGAATAGCTTCCTTGTCCGCAGTGAACCCGCAGCTATTGAAGCATTATTGCCTCAGTACCCTCGTGCTTATCTTGCCATTATCCAAGGTGATACTTGTATTCTTGCAGGTTGTGAACAGAGCTGTCGCGATCTACTCAAACAACTGGGTAAACGTGGTATTGCCTCTAACCGTGTAACGGCCATGCATACCACACCAGCTTGGAGCCAACATGCTCAAGTCACTGATTTTTATAATCAGCCGTTATGTGATGAACTTCAGCATCATATCCGCTTTATTAGCGCAGCAGAGTTGCTACCTCAAAACGCTAATCAACCAGTAAATCTAGATAGACAGAGTATTGCGATATCTATTGCCGATACCTTCTGTTCAACCCTCGACTTTACTGCACTCATCCGTGCAGCACGAGAACACGGTGCGCGTTTGTTTATCGAATTAGGTGCCGACCGTCAAACCAGTACCTTAATCGACAAGATCAATCGTGCAGATAAAGTGACTGACAGCCTTGCTGTGGCAACGAATGCCAAAGGCGGTGATGACATTCAAACCTTATTGAAATGCATTGCCCAGCTGATCACCCAGCAAGTGCCTTTATCTATTTCGCCTTTAGTTGACGGTCTTGCCCGCCAACTCGTCTCTTCAGAGACTCAATCTACCCTTCATACACAAGGAGAGCCAGTATGA